One window of Cohnella hashimotonis genomic DNA carries:
- a CDS encoding cyclase family protein, translating into MTRRLIDLSMDIYHGAPTFAFDPKCAVIVHNTVDSIGYNISQLSMSTHQGTHLDAPFHFLNEGNTVDRLDLDRCIGEALLVDLSHKRPKEPIGVADFAPFADRIGEGTRLVYRTDWHLQYPRKHYFSDFPYMTLELAEWLADRRIALIGMDVPTPNPTDFDPVHKALLRAEIVIVEGLANLGAIGRDEFFLMAAPLKITGRDGAPIRAVAILEDDGQNGMAEKKASGENAAQSSRDEAEEGERS; encoded by the coding sequence ATGACGCGAAGACTGATCGATCTGTCGATGGACATTTATCACGGAGCGCCGACGTTCGCCTTTGATCCGAAATGCGCCGTCATCGTCCACAACACGGTGGACTCGATCGGCTACAACATCTCTCAGCTGTCGATGAGCACGCACCAGGGCACGCATCTCGACGCCCCCTTCCATTTTCTGAACGAAGGCAATACGGTGGACCGCCTGGACCTGGACCGCTGCATCGGAGAAGCGCTGCTCGTCGACTTGTCGCACAAGCGTCCGAAGGAGCCGATCGGGGTGGCGGACTTTGCGCCTTTTGCGGACCGGATCGGCGAAGGGACCCGGCTCGTCTATCGCACGGACTGGCATCTGCAGTATCCGCGCAAGCATTATTTCAGCGACTTCCCGTACATGACGCTGGAGCTTGCGGAATGGCTGGCCGACCGGCGCATCGCGCTCATCGGGATGGACGTGCCGACGCCCAATCCGACCGACTTCGACCCGGTGCACAAGGCGCTGCTGCGGGCGGAGATCGTCATCGTGGAAGGCTTGGCGAACCTCGGAGCGATCGGCCGGGACGAATTTTTTCTGATGGCGGCGCCGCTCAAGATTACGGGGCGGGACGGCGCGCCCATCCGGGCGGTCGCTATTTTGGAAGACGACGGGCAGAACGGGATGGCGGAAAAGAAGGCATCCGGCGAAAATGCGGCCCAATCGAGCCGTGATGAAGCGGAAGAGGGGGAGCGATCATGA
- a CDS encoding C-terminal binding protein, with product MTVQASWRVAVTDSGFPDLAPEAEALAGTGAVLLPGQCRTAGEVAELCADADAVLTQWAPVTAEAIERMTRCKVIVRYGIGVDNVDLEAARAKGIPVANVPDYAIEEVADHAMSLLLASVRKIPQVAAQVREGVWEIAPRRPIVGLQGRKLGVAGFGNIARAVVRRAQAFGLQTIAYDPYANPELFAKHSTARVDWETLLAESDFISVHLPLVEATRRLLDDRAFAAMKPGAHLVNTSRGGVVDTEALVRALMDGKLAGAALDVLEEEPVPAGHPLLAIDSCILTSHCAWYSESSLIRLQRYAALEVRRVLEGGRPQHVVNGVGA from the coding sequence ATGACGGTGCAAGCAAGCTGGCGGGTCGCGGTCACGGACAGCGGCTTCCCCGATCTGGCGCCGGAGGCCGAAGCGCTCGCCGGCACGGGGGCGGTGCTGCTGCCCGGGCAATGCCGGACAGCAGGCGAGGTGGCGGAGCTGTGCGCGGACGCCGACGCGGTGCTGACGCAGTGGGCGCCCGTGACGGCCGAGGCGATCGAACGGATGACACGCTGCAAGGTCATCGTGCGGTACGGCATCGGCGTGGACAACGTCGACCTGGAAGCCGCGCGGGCCAAGGGTATCCCGGTGGCGAACGTACCGGACTACGCGATCGAGGAGGTCGCGGATCATGCGATGTCGCTGCTGCTCGCCTCGGTCCGCAAGATCCCGCAGGTCGCGGCACAGGTGCGGGAGGGCGTCTGGGAGATCGCGCCGCGGCGCCCGATCGTCGGCCTGCAAGGACGCAAACTCGGCGTGGCGGGCTTCGGCAACATTGCGCGGGCGGTCGTACGCAGGGCGCAGGCGTTCGGCTTGCAGACGATCGCGTACGATCCCTATGCGAATCCGGAGCTGTTCGCCAAGCATAGCACGGCGCGCGTGGACTGGGAGACGCTGCTGGCGGAGAGCGACTTCATCTCCGTTCATTTGCCGCTCGTGGAGGCGACGCGCAGGCTGCTCGACGACCGCGCGTTCGCCGCGATGAAGCCCGGCGCGCATCTGGTGAACACGTCGCGGGGCGGCGTCGTTGACACGGAAGCGCTCGTGCGGGCGCTCATGGACGGCAAGCTGGCTGGCGCGGCGCTCGACGTGCTGGAGGAGGAGCCCGTCCCTGCAGGACATCCGCTGCTGGCGATCGACAGCTGCATTCTCACGAGTCACTGCGCGTGGTACTCGGAGAGCTCGCTGATCCGTCTTCAGCGGTATGCCGCGCTCGAGGTCCGGCGCGTGCTGGAGGGCGGCCGCCCGCAGCATGTCGTAAACGGCGTGGGCGCATGA
- a CDS encoding SDR family NAD(P)-dependent oxidoreductase translates to MRGLAGKTAVVTGGAQGLGEAIVRRLAEERCDVWLLDRSETGEDTAQRIASETGRPVRFERIDLADAGQIAALAERWTQGGVHPAVLVNNAAAFVFKGVDASPADWDRILDVNIKGTSALTGAVVPLMKAGGGGSIINLSSVSGFVGQRQFATYNATKFALRGLTKCWAYDLAPDGIRVNAVCPGYIRTEAFEKSCELLGIDPDEEDARVSQLHMLGRQGRAEEVAGAVAFLASDDASFVTGSDLMVDGGFTAI, encoded by the coding sequence ATGCGGGGACTGGCTGGCAAGACGGCCGTCGTGACCGGCGGCGCGCAGGGACTCGGCGAAGCGATCGTGCGCAGGCTCGCCGAGGAGCGATGCGACGTATGGCTGCTCGATCGGAGCGAGACTGGCGAGGATACGGCACAACGCATCGCATCCGAGACGGGGCGTCCGGTTCGCTTCGAGCGGATCGATCTCGCGGACGCCGGGCAGATTGCCGCCCTGGCGGAACGCTGGACGCAGGGCGGCGTGCATCCGGCCGTGCTGGTTAACAATGCAGCGGCGTTCGTGTTCAAGGGCGTCGATGCGTCGCCGGCCGACTGGGACCGGATCCTCGACGTCAACATAAAGGGCACTTCCGCGTTGACCGGAGCCGTCGTGCCTTTGATGAAGGCTGGCGGGGGCGGCTCGATCATCAATCTGTCCTCCGTCAGCGGGTTCGTGGGACAGCGGCAGTTCGCCACCTACAACGCCACCAAGTTCGCGCTGCGCGGGCTGACCAAGTGCTGGGCGTACGACCTGGCGCCGGACGGCATCCGCGTGAACGCGGTATGCCCCGGCTATATTCGCACCGAGGCCTTCGAAAAATCCTGCGAGCTGCTCGGTATCGACCCGGACGAGGAGGATGCGCGCGTCTCGCAGCTTCATATGCTCGGCCGCCAAGGCCGGGCCGAGGAGGTGGCCGGCGCTGTCGCGTTTCTCGCGTCGGACGACGCCAGCTTCGTGACGGGCAGCGACCTGATGGTGGACGGAGGTTTTACGGCGATATGA
- a CDS encoding phytanoyl-CoA dioxygenase family protein, with the protein MTTQTQVQTPITQAHIDFYRENGFVQVDNMITPEELAELREYLEEAMQSDGDRAVKTDKKGGLYYRVLNQKVSVWRDHAGMGRYTAHPRFAESARLLAGVSGMRLFHDHGLWKMPGDSKETPWHQDTPYWPVNEKNPGMMSIWLTLDDVDERNGCMAFVPKSNRLGKLKGIDLADPQNIFDYVEGGQADTQKPVIVPLKAGSCTFHDGLTFHYAHANSTDRPRRVLAIIYMPDGVTYSGDAHVITDGTGLEKGQPIAGPRFPLLAREG; encoded by the coding sequence ATGACGACTCAGACGCAAGTACAAACGCCGATCACGCAAGCGCATATCGATTTCTACCGGGAGAACGGGTTCGTGCAGGTAGACAACATGATTACGCCCGAAGAACTTGCCGAGCTCCGCGAATATTTGGAGGAAGCGATGCAAAGCGACGGAGACCGTGCCGTCAAAACGGACAAAAAGGGCGGGCTGTACTACCGGGTGTTGAACCAGAAGGTTAGCGTATGGCGCGATCATGCCGGCATGGGCCGCTATACCGCGCATCCACGCTTCGCCGAGTCGGCCAGACTGCTGGCCGGCGTGTCGGGCATGCGGCTGTTCCACGACCACGGCCTGTGGAAAATGCCCGGCGACTCCAAGGAGACGCCCTGGCACCAGGATACGCCCTACTGGCCGGTGAACGAGAAAAATCCCGGCATGATGTCGATCTGGCTGACGCTCGACGACGTAGATGAACGCAACGGCTGCATGGCCTTTGTGCCAAAGTCGAACCGGCTCGGAAAGTTGAAGGGCATCGATCTGGCAGACCCGCAAAACATATTCGACTACGTGGAAGGCGGCCAGGCGGATACGCAAAAGCCGGTCATCGTGCCGCTCAAGGCGGGCAGCTGCACGTTCCACGACGGCTTGACCTTCCACTATGCGCATGCCAACTCGACAGACCGTCCGCGGCGCGTGCTGGCCATCATCTACATGCCTGACGGCGTCACTTACAGCGGCGACGCGCACGTCATTACCGACGGGACGGGACTGGAAAAAGGCCAGCCGATCGCCGGCCCCCGGTTCCCGCTGCTCGCCAGGGAAGGCTGA
- a CDS encoding AraC family transcriptional regulator, whose product MPVPQRIDYRLLSPYVRYVHEIVIAPGSRNGDRHIYDYEFIFVVRGEGRLWLGDREHPMKGGDLFYIRPHLINAMEITGPQPMDCFAVHFDYMYLGEGHEFSPYAVYMGQGVEERAGRLHERPAVEPAELDIPEAIAVSDVKRFYETFRELNDCFSRAGIGARLQLKSAMLRLLGLVYEELMTREGVRIGHPHADMVLEAIQYMEAHYADRIDAQLLAGRAGFTPKYFGTLFKQATGTTVSAYLLRLRMERAKQLLAQRSLSIEEVGVRVGIGDLYYFSKLFKKTEGMSPSRYASSIAWPAK is encoded by the coding sequence ATGCCTGTCCCGCAGAGGATCGATTATCGCCTGCTGTCGCCTTACGTCCGCTATGTGCACGAGATTGTCATCGCACCCGGCTCCCGCAACGGCGACCGGCATATTTACGATTACGAGTTCATCTTCGTCGTTCGCGGCGAAGGCAGGCTGTGGCTCGGCGATCGCGAGCATCCGATGAAAGGAGGCGATCTTTTCTACATCCGGCCGCATCTGATCAACGCGATGGAGATCACCGGACCGCAGCCGATGGATTGCTTTGCCGTTCATTTCGATTATATGTATCTGGGAGAAGGACACGAGTTTTCCCCGTATGCGGTATACATGGGTCAAGGCGTAGAGGAGAGAGCGGGGCGCCTGCACGAAAGGCCGGCCGTCGAGCCTGCGGAGCTCGACATTCCCGAGGCGATCGCGGTCAGCGACGTGAAGCGCTTTTACGAGACGTTCAGGGAGTTGAACGACTGCTTCAGCCGTGCCGGCATCGGTGCGCGGCTGCAGCTGAAGTCTGCCATGCTGCGGCTGCTCGGGCTTGTGTACGAAGAGCTGATGACGCGGGAAGGCGTGCGAATCGGACATCCGCACGCCGATATGGTGCTTGAGGCGATTCAGTACATGGAGGCGCACTACGCGGATCGCATCGATGCGCAGCTGCTGGCGGGCCGGGCCGGTTTCACGCCCAAGTACTTCGGCACGCTGTTCAAGCAAGCGACGGGCACCACGGTGTCGGCTTACCTGCTTCGTTTGCGCATGGAGCGGGCCAAGCAGCTCCTCGCGCAGCGCAGTCTTTCGATAGAAGAGGTCGGCGTCCGCGTGGGCATCGGGGATCTTTATTATTTCAGCAAGCTGTTCAAAAAAACGGAGGGCATGTCTCCGAGCCGGTACGCTTCGTCGATCGCCTGGCCTGCGAAATAG
- a CDS encoding GGDEF domain-containing protein, with protein MAAWLFLFGGVLSLTGVAYAYSLRKMPGALPLFALFALTGIIMFASGREELLPGLADKLLWRNVQQIGYLFAPLSVLWLALTYTREGSRLTRQTIALMLIIPTAGLILIFTDSLHHLMRVQVYLNEAGMLVVQRTVLNQAIYGFSLLVSLVGLFVLIRSVFYTRGVQRRQLLYLIVGMYLPSVLAFMRGAGLVDFQGYTTSIGITYLPGLLIVGWGVLRYHLFDSVPFPRNRLFDMMSEGIVVLDADGRLQDLNGAARRMLRMEGDLWQGRHVSDTPLPSVHWLTAHRDRIEIVSFDFALGEGEDERQFTAKITPILHRNRVLLGSLSVLTDRTEERRREVELRQAAVTDGLTGIYNRNGFISELTRVLESARERGTQLSLLVLDIDSFKSVNDRFGHLTGDRTIRAFVDSVRKTAGELGLFGRIGGEEFALALPGLQAEEAFECAEGIRREIGHTVIADGLGGTFGITASIGVATLRPEDRSFESLYSRADAGLYEAKRLGRNATCEGGKTPIHA; from the coding sequence ATGGCGGCTTGGTTGTTTTTATTCGGCGGCGTGCTCTCGCTTACGGGGGTCGCCTATGCATACAGCTTGCGGAAGATGCCTGGCGCGCTTCCGCTTTTCGCGCTTTTTGCGCTGACCGGGATCATCATGTTCGCTTCCGGCAGGGAGGAGCTGCTGCCCGGCCTGGCGGACAAACTGCTGTGGCGCAACGTCCAGCAGATCGGCTATCTTTTCGCCCCGCTCTCCGTACTGTGGCTCGCCTTGACCTATACGCGAGAAGGCTCGCGGCTGACCCGCCAGACCATTGCCTTGATGCTTATCATTCCAACCGCAGGCTTGATTCTCATTTTTACCGACTCGTTGCATCATCTCATGCGCGTACAGGTCTACTTGAACGAAGCAGGGATGCTCGTCGTCCAGCGGACGGTTTTGAACCAGGCGATCTACGGTTTTTCGCTGCTCGTGTCGCTCGTCGGCTTGTTCGTCCTGATTCGAAGCGTTTTTTATACGCGCGGCGTACAGCGTCGGCAGCTGCTTTATCTGATTGTCGGCATGTATCTTCCCTCGGTGCTCGCGTTTATGCGAGGAGCCGGCTTGGTCGATTTTCAGGGCTATACGACTTCGATCGGCATCACTTATTTGCCGGGCCTGCTTATTGTCGGCTGGGGCGTGCTGCGCTACCACCTGTTCGATTCGGTTCCCTTCCCGCGCAACCGTCTGTTCGATATGATGAGCGAAGGGATCGTCGTGCTCGATGCGGACGGGCGACTTCAGGATCTTAACGGCGCGGCGAGGCGGATGCTTCGGATGGAAGGCGATCTGTGGCAGGGAAGGCATGTCTCGGACACGCCGCTGCCGTCGGTGCATTGGCTCACGGCGCATCGGGACCGGATCGAGATCGTTTCGTTCGACTTTGCCTTGGGCGAAGGAGAGGACGAGCGGCAGTTCACCGCCAAGATCACGCCGATTCTTCATCGGAACCGCGTGCTGCTCGGCTCGTTGTCCGTGCTGACGGACCGGACGGAGGAGCGACGCAGGGAGGTTGAGCTGCGGCAGGCGGCCGTGACGGACGGCTTGACGGGAATTTACAACCGCAACGGCTTTATCTCGGAGCTGACGCGCGTGCTGGAGAGCGCTCGGGAGCGCGGGACGCAGCTGTCCTTGCTCGTTCTCGACATCGACAGCTTTAAGAGCGTGAACGACAGGTTCGGCCATCTGACGGGGGATCGGACGATACGCGCTTTCGTGGATTCGGTGCGGAAGACGGCAGGGGAGCTCGGATTGTTCGGCCGCATCGGCGGCGAGGAGTTCGCGCTGGCGCTGCCCGGATTACAAGCAGAGGAAGCGTTCGAATGCGCGGAGGGCATCCGTCGCGAGATCGGCCATACCGTAATTGCGGACGGACTCGGCGGCACGTTCGGCATCACGGCGAGCATCGGGGTTGCGACCCTGAGGCCCGAGGATCGGTCGTTCGAATCGCTCTACTCGCGGGCCGACGCCGGCCTGTACGAGGCGAAGCGTCTCGGACGCAATGCGACTTGCGAAGGCGGCAAGACGCCGATCCATGCATAG
- a CDS encoding asparaginase gives MSANRPIKILALFTGGTIGSRRGARGIDVDAAGSYFLLEQYAQIAGTREIDFETAQPCNLLSENLVPGDWTMLAKAVRAAYGGGYAGVIVTHGSDTLSFSAAMLAYLCSDAPIPVVLTAANYPLEDPRSNGLANFSASVDFIAEAGLPGVFALFGNDLGESVVYLGTRITQALPFTDQFDAPYGAPFGRMRSGRFEPNPHPVNPAAAELFRPALPAPPAPPANDEAWPPVLYVKPYPGLDYRVYDFDSRRPRAVLHDTYHSGTANARDGAEGRTLVSFISYCRARGVDVYLVPMRSPEGDMYASSSHLTEAGGIALGHISSEAALMKLLLGCAIYEDAREVEQFVRTPLFFEYMV, from the coding sequence TTGTCCGCAAATAGGCCCATTAAGATTTTAGCGCTTTTCACCGGCGGCACCATTGGAAGCCGGCGCGGCGCGCGCGGCATCGACGTCGACGCAGCCGGCTCCTACTTCCTCTTGGAGCAGTATGCCCAAATCGCAGGTACGCGAGAAATCGATTTTGAGACCGCGCAGCCCTGCAATCTGCTCAGCGAGAACCTTGTGCCCGGAGACTGGACGATGCTGGCCAAGGCGGTGCGAGCCGCATACGGCGGCGGCTATGCCGGCGTCATCGTCACGCACGGCTCAGACACGCTCTCTTTTAGCGCGGCGATGCTTGCCTATTTATGCAGCGACGCTCCGATTCCGGTCGTCCTGACGGCAGCCAATTACCCGCTGGAGGACCCGAGGAGCAACGGACTCGCCAACTTCTCGGCATCGGTCGATTTCATCGCCGAAGCCGGACTGCCTGGCGTCTTCGCGCTGTTCGGCAACGACCTGGGCGAATCGGTCGTCTATCTGGGCACGCGCATCACGCAGGCGCTGCCGTTCACCGACCAGTTCGACGCGCCGTACGGGGCGCCGTTCGGCCGAATGCGGTCCGGGCGCTTCGAGCCGAACCCGCATCCGGTCAACCCGGCCGCAGCCGAGCTCTTCCGCCCGGCGCTGCCGGCACCGCCCGCGCCTCCGGCGAATGACGAAGCATGGCCGCCCGTACTCTACGTCAAGCCTTATCCCGGCTTGGACTATCGCGTCTACGACTTCGATTCGCGCCGTCCGCGAGCCGTACTCCACGACACCTATCACTCGGGAACCGCGAACGCGCGGGACGGCGCGGAGGGAAGGACGCTTGTTTCGTTCATCTCTTACTGCCGCGCGCGCGGCGTCGACGTCTATCTTGTGCCTATGCGCAGCCCCGAAGGCGATATGTACGCCTCTTCATCTCACCTGACCGAGGCAGGCGGAATCGCGCTCGGGCATATTTCGTCCGAAGCCGCCCTGATGAAGCTGCTTCTCGGCTGCGCCATCTACGAGGACGCGCGCGAGGTCGAGCAATTCGTGCGGACGCCGCTTTTTTTCGAATATATGGTCTAG